The genomic interval GTCATTGATGCCCTCATGGTTGCCTTCGCCTTCGAGTGGACAAAGACACTGCCTGGTCCCTTGGCCCTAGCCAGCTTGGAGCACAAGCTCCTTTTCTGGGTAGACACGGTAGGTGGGATTTGGGCCAAGATGGGGAAGGGGGCGGGCGGCCAGGACCGGTCCAGCGACTGGAGCGCTAACCTCTCCCTGTTCCGCAGACCATCCGGCGGCTGCAGGAGAAGACGGAGCAGGAAGCTGCCCAGAGAGCTTCTCCGGTGGCCCCTGCAGATGGGGTGGCCCCAGCACAGCCTTCGGTGAGGCTGGGGTGAtggatggaaggagggaggggcagaTCTTTGAGGGCTGGATGGGCAGGTCGGGGCTGTGCCTCAAGGCCATTCCTGCTCTTGGGGGGGCCGGaaatgactctctctctctctgccctcttgCCTCTGCCTACTCCTGCCACactctcttctctgcctctctggcATCAGTGCCCCACACGCTGGTACTGGAAGCTGGTTCCTGTAAGTGGGGCCGTCTCTCCTCCCGGTCTGCCTGCCCTGCTTGTCgctgtctgtgtgtctttctGCCTGCCTGTCCCGTTCCCTCTCCTATTCTCCCCTGCTCCCTGTTATGAGCAAAGGAAGTGGGACCCAGCCCTGGGGGACAGAGAGAAGCCCTTTGGGGAACCAAGGCAAGAGGGTCATCTCTGCTCTTACTTCTCCCCTGGTATATGACTCCCCCTCCCAGTAATCCAAAGCTTGTCCCCCTGAGCCGAGGTGGGGAGACCTCTGGGGCTTCTGAAGGGAGGACCCCAGCCCATCAGACACATGGATCCTGACCTCAGCAGGCAGGGCACAGGGAGAAGACCCCTCTGGCCAAGAGGAAGATCCTCAAACCCAAAAGAGGGGAGAGGAACCTCCTTAACTGAGCCTCCAGCTTCCCTAAGGACAgctccctgctcccagctctgGAGGCAGTGGGGTGTCCATCCCTGAAGTGCAACAAGGGGAAAGTGACCACTGCaagtggggtgagggtgggggtgctTTGGGCTGAAGCCCCTGCCTTTGCTCACTTCAGGGCCTTCTCCTTTCCCCCACCCTAGGGCCTGGGTTGGGGGCTCCTCTCCTGCCTACCTGCTTCCTCTGCATCCCCTGCCCCAGCTGGGGCCTGGGTCTTTTGAGTGGGTGGGGAGGACTTTCTGCATGAGAGGCTGCTCTGTTGGGTCCCTCCGTGCTGGGAGGTGCTGGGGTCCCCAAAGCCGGCCAGAACACAGCCAGGGAGCTGGACGGCCAGGGCTCAGGACAGGGGTCAGGGCCGTCCCCCATCCTGGAGGTGTGCTTGGGGGCCCAGCAAGTCAGCACCCCTCCCGCCCCGCTGACGGCTGCTCCTCTCCCCCCCAGCACGCAATTGCCTTCTGTTTGAAGGAGTCGGGGAGCAAACCCCCCATGGTAATGTATCCCCTGCCCCAGAGTCACAGGagtctctgcccccagcccccgctGCTGGCCTGGCTGCTCGCGGACACCTCCTCTGCCTCTTGCTGCTGCCCTTCCCCACCCTGCTCCAGGCTGGCCCCCCTCCCACTCTGGCTCTGGGACCCCCCTCTGGCTTCACGCCCCTCCGTGGTAGAAACCCCAGGCCTCCCCACACAGCTTGCATGACCGCTGACTTGGGGGCCAGCCCGACCTCTGACCTGACACGGCTCCCACCCGCAGATTCGATATCGCAAGGACCGCGCTGTGGCCCGACGCGCCCCCTGCTTTCCAACGGTGACCAGCCTCCAAGACCTGGCAAGTGGGGCTGCGCTGGCCGCCACAATCCATTGCTATTGTCCCCAGCTCTTGCGACTTGAGGGTGAGTGAACGGGTCCGAGCCAGATCCTATCCTGACGAGCCTGGCACCCAGGCCTTGGCTCCTGGCCCCAGAGTATCGCAGAGATTGTAAGTGTAGCTCCCAGGATTGgtagacctgagtttgaaccTCTCTCTTCTATtaatgagctgtgtgaccttgcccAAGTGTCTAAACCTCTCTGTGCTGCCTATAATTcagtgtgtgttaattgctcagttgtgtctgacactctgtgaccccactgtagaccgccaggctcctctgcccatgggattctccaggcaagaatactggagtgggttgtcatgccctcctcctggggatcttgccaacccagggatcgaacccaggtctcctgcattgcaggaagattctttaccatctgagccatactgtttgattccatacTTCAGTCCTGCAGCAAATATAAGTAGAGTACAAACTGTGTGCCAGATCCTATTTTAGGCACCAAGAGATCCAACGAAAACAATatagtcctgcccctggcctcaggCGGCTCACATCCTAGTTGAGAGAATGAACCATCAGTTCATCTAGAGGAATGTTCTGCATGTTAGGTACTCTGTTAGGTGCTGGGTAGTCAGAAGCCTTTTGAGTTGAGTTCTAGGGGGACTAGCATTCCAGGCGGTGGGGAGAGTAGATGCAAAGACCTGACGGACAGACAGCCTGTCACGACACCCACCTGTGAAGGGGGCCTGGCTCAGCTCATCAGTCGAAGGTGTCCGTGTATACTGTGTGCTGGGACCCCGTCCTCTCTCCTGGAGAGCCAGGGACCCAGGCATCCTGTCCCTACAGAGGTATGCCTCAAGGACCCCATGTCTGTGGCGGACAGCCTGTACAACCTCCAGCTGGTGCAGGATTTCTGTGCCTCCCGCCTCCCTCGGGGCTGCCCGCTGTCCTTGGAGGACCTTCTCTATGTCCCACCACCCCTCAAGGTAAGGCTACCTCATGGGCCTCATGGGCATCCGGGGCCGTGGGTCCGGGCGACTGACTCTGCCTCTCGCCTCCAGATCAACCTGATGGTGCTGCTGGCTGAGTTGTTCATGTGCTTTGAGGTGCTGAAACCCGACTTTGTGCAGGTCAAGGATCTGCCCGATGGTCACGGTAAGGAAGGCCTGGCCCCAGacctggggtgggatggggttgaGGGGGATGGTGGGGATAAGACCAAGCCCTGCCTGACTCTCTGCTCTGCATGCAGCCGCCTCCCCCCAGGCCACAGAGGCCTCTACTCCCCAGAACAACAGTGGCAGCAGGTACATCCCCTGGTGGGTGGAGACTTCCCAGCCACGATGGGTTCCTCCTCCTGCTGGGTCCCTCCTCCTGCTGGGTTGGCTAGAGGGGAAGTGTTGGGGGGTACTCTGGTCTCCACTCCCAAGAGGGGtaggggagggggatggggggaCCCTTAGCTGACACACCTCTCTTGGCAGCTCTCCTGTCTTCAATTTCCGCCATCCACTCCTGTCAGCTGGTGGCCCCCAGTCCCCACTCCGAGGATCcacaggtgagggcagggggaTGGCTTATCACTGGCACCCAAAGACTGCCCCTGCTGACCTCATGTGGGCACCTTGTGACCCCTCCATTGGGTCTGTCTGGTGCCTGAATGACTTCCTTGGTGACATTCACTGGCCCCCACAGTGACCTCCCCAGGGGCTCACAAGGACCCCCTAGTGACACCACGTGGCCCCCAGCTATCCATCCACATAATGCCCCATCAGTGACTCATCCCCACCCAGGGTCCCCAGTGACCCCAGAATGACCACTTATCACCCCTCCCCAGGCTCGCTGAAGTCCTCCCCGTCCATGTCCCACATGGAGGCCCTCGGCAAAGCCTGGAACCGTCAACTCAGGTGAGCACATCGAAAGGGCCCGGGTAATGGAGTCAGAGGGGCCTGGGTGGGGCCTGGACCTGTCCCAGGGGCTGACCCTTCCCTCCGGCCGCCCAGCCGTCCCCTTTCCCAGGCCGTGTCGTTCAGCACCCCCTTTGGCCTGGACAGCGACGTGGATGTTGTCATGGGAGACCCCGTCCTACTGCGCTCCGTCAGCTCAGACAGCCTGGGTCCCCAGCGCCCTGTGCCAGCCCGGACCCCCGCGCAGCCACCCCCGGAGACTGGCGACCTGCCTACCATCGAGGAGGCCCTGCAGATCATCCACAGTGCCGAGCCCCGGCTGCTCCCAGACGGGGCTGCCGATGGCAGCTTCTACCTCCACTCCCCCGAGGGGTCCTCCAAACTGCCGCTGGCTTCCCCCTACCCACCAGAGGGGGCCTCGAAACCACTGCCTGACGGGCCCACCAAAGTACCTGCCTACTTGCCCCACCCCGAGGGCCCCTCAAAACCGGCTCCCTGTCCAGCCGGGGAGGTATCAAAACCACCAGCCCTGCCTGAGGGTTCCCCGAAGGTGGCAGCTTCGTCCCCAGCAGCCAGCAACTCCGAAGTGAAAATGACCAGCTTTGCTGAACGCAAGAAGCAGCTGGTGAAGGCCGAGGTTGAAGCCGGGTCCCCGGTGGCCACCCCGGGGGCACCGGAGGCCCTGAGCTCAGAGATGAGTGAGCTTGGAGCCCGGCTAGAGGAGAAACGCCGGGCCATCGAGGCCCAGAAGCGACGGATCGAGGCCATCTTTGCCAAGCACCGCCAGCGACTGGGCAAGAATGCTTTCCTGCAGGTGCAGCCCCGGGAGGCCGGTGGGGAAgcggaggcagagctgggcccGGCCCCTGGCGGGGAGCGGCCAGCAGGTGAGGGCCAGGGTGAGCCATCCCCACGGCCAAAGGCGGTGACCTTCTCACCAGAACTGGGCCCGGTGCCCCCCGAAGGACTGGGGGACTATAACCGGGCAGTGAGCAAGCTGAGCGCAGCGCTGAACTCTCTGCAACGGGACATGCAGAGGCTCACAGACCAGCAGCAGCGGCTCCTGGCCCCACCGGAGTCCTCCGCGGCCGCCCCTACTCCCGCTGCCGCTGCGTGGGTCATCCCTGGTCCCACAACGGGCCCCAAAGCCGCATCCCCCAGCCCCGCCCGGCGCACCCCAGCTGCCCGGCGCAGCCACGGGCCAGGCCCCAGCCCggggcccagccccaccccccgcAGCCCCAAACACGCGCGGCCAGCAGAGCTGCGGCTGGCGCCCCTGACCAGGGTGCTCACGCCCCCGCACGATGTGGACAGCCTCCCCCACCTGCGCAAGTTCTCGCCGAGCCAGGTGCCGGTGCAGACGCGCTCCTCCATCCTCCTGGCTGAGGGGCCGCCCCCTGAGGAGCCCATGGCACGGCCCGGCCTCATCGAGATCCCACTGAGCAGCCTGGAGGAGCCAGCGGctgaggaggagggagatgggagcccCCCTGGGGCTGAGGATTCCTTAGAGGAGGAAGCGTCTTCAGAGGGAGAGCCCCGCACCGGACTGGGGTTCTTCTATAAGGTGAGCACCTGAGCAGGTGGGGGCAGGGCCAGGTGggcggatggatggatggatgggcagACAGGCAGGTGGACAGGTGGTCGCATGGATGGGGCTTTCTCAGTGTATGATCAAACAGAGCTGGTCGGGGAACAGAGATGGGTAGACGGTTAGTCAGATGGGAGCAGGCAGACATACAGGGTGTGCGTGGTCAGATGGACATGCAGATGGAGTGGGCAGTGGGTGAATAGAAAGTAAGTGGTAGACAGGTGGACAGGGGTGGCCCGGTGGGTGGGTTATGGACAGATGAATAGGAATAAGTAGAGGGACAGATGCGGCTGGTGTCTTCCACGGCACCCCCTCCCTCCTGTTctgtcctccccactccccccagcATGGCCCCAGCAGTTCCTCTTTTGAATTCTTCCATATCCAATTACTCCTCTTCCTGTCAGCATCCCCAGCCTGGGCCAACGCCTTTTACTTGGACACCAGCAGTCTCGCCCTGGTTGGTCTCACTGCCCACCCCTCACCACACACCAATCCC from Dama dama isolate Ldn47 chromosome 9, ASM3311817v1, whole genome shotgun sequence carries:
- the CAMSAP3 gene encoding calmodulin-regulated spectrin-associated protein 3 isoform X1 is translated as MVEAAPPGPGPLRRTFLVPEIKSLDQYDFSRAKAAASLAWVLRAAFGGAEHVPSELWEPFYTDQYAQEHVKPPVTRLLLSAELYCRAWRQALPQLEAPPSPSALLALLARRGTVPALPERPVQEADLRHQPILMASNLRSGLTLQPLPPQGAHLAVIDALMVAFAFEWTKTLPGPLALASLEHKLLFWVDTTIRRLQEKTEQEAAQRASPVAPADGVAPAQPSHAIAFCLKESGSKPPMIRYRKDRAVARRAPCFPTVTSLQDLASGAALAATIHCYCPQLLRLEEVCLKDPMSVADSLYNLQLVQDFCASRLPRGCPLSLEDLLYVPPPLKINLMVLLAELFMCFEVLKPDFVQVKDLPDGHAASPQATEASTPQNNSGSSSPVFNFRHPLLSAGGPQSPLRGSTGSLKSSPSMSHMEALGKAWNRQLSRPLSQAVSFSTPFGLDSDVDVVMGDPVLLRSVSSDSLGPQRPVPARTPAQPPPETGDLPTIEEALQIIHSAEPRLLPDGAADGSFYLHSPEGSSKLPLASPYPPEGASKPLPDGPTKVPAYLPHPEGPSKPAPCPAGEVSKPPALPEGSPKVAASSPAASNSEVKMTSFAERKKQLVKAEVEAGSPVATPGAPEALSSEMSELGARLEEKRRAIEAQKRRIEAIFAKHRQRLGKNAFLQVQPREAGGEAEAELGPAPGGERPAGEGQGEPSPRPKAVTFSPELGPVPPEGLGDYNRAVSKLSAALNSLQRDMQRLTDQQQRLLAPPESSAAAPTPAAAAWVIPGPTTGPKAASPSPARRTPAARRSHGPGPSPGPSPTPRSPKHARPAELRLAPLTRVLTPPHDVDSLPHLRKFSPSQVPVQTRSSILLAEGPPPEEPMARPGLIEIPLSSLEEPAAEEEGDGSPPGAEDSLEEEASSEGEPRTGLGFFYKDEDKPEDEMAQKRASLLERQQRRAEEARRRKQWQEAEKEQRREEASRLAQEEVAPSPPAPTAPTASAVTPAPAARAPAEEEVGPRRGEFTRLEYERRAQLKLMDDLDKVLRPRAAGSGGPGRGGRRAPRPRSGCCDDSALARSPARGLLGSRLSKIYSQSTLSLSTVANEASSNLGVKRPTSRAPSPSGLMSPSRLPGSREREWDNGSNASSPASVPEYTGPRLYKEPSAKSNKFIIHNALSHCCLAGKVNEPQKNRILEEIEKSKANHFLILFRDSSCQFRALYTLSAETEELSRLAGYGPRTVTPAMVEGIYKYNSDRKRFTQIPAKTMSMSVDAFTIQGHLWQSKKPTTPKKGSSTPK
- the CAMSAP3 gene encoding calmodulin-regulated spectrin-associated protein 3 isoform X4, which translates into the protein MVEAAPPGPGPLRRTFLVPEIKSLDQYDFSRAKAAASLAWVLRAAFGGAEHVPSELWEPFYTDQYAQEHVKPPVTRLLLSAELYCRAWRQALPQLEAPPSPSALLALLARRGTVPALPERPVQEADLRHQPILMASNLRSGLTLQPLPPQGAHLAVIDALMVAFAFEWTKTLPGPLALASLEHKLLFWVDTTIRRLQEKTEQEAAQRASPVAPADGVAPAQPSHAIAFCLKESGSKPPMIRYRKDRAVARRAPCFPTVTSLQDLASGAALAATIHCYCPQLLRLEEVCLKDPMSVADSLYNLQLVQDFCASRLPRGCPLSLEDLLYVPPPLKINLMVLLAELFMCFEVLKPDFVQVKDLPDGHAASPQATEASTPQNNSGSSSPVFNFRHPLLSAGGPQSPLRGSTGSLKSSPSMSHMEALGKAWNRQLSDVDVVMGDPVLLRSVSSDSLGPQRPVPARTPAQPPPETGDLPTIEEALQIIHSAEPRLLPDGAADGSFYLHSPEGSSKLPLASPYPPEGASKPLPDGPTKVPAYLPHPEGPSKPAPCPAGEVSKPPALPEGSPKVAASSPAASNSEVKMTSFAERKKQLVKAEVEAGSPVATPGAPEALSSEMSELGARLEEKRRAIEAQKRRIEAIFAKHRQRLGKNAFLQVQPREAGGEAEAELGPAPGGERPAGEGQGEPSPRPKAVTFSPELGPVPPEGLGDYNRAVSKLSAALNSLQRDMQRLTDQQQRLLAPPESSAAAPTPAAAAWVIPGPTTGPKAASPSPARRTPAARRSHGPGPSPGPSPTPRSPKHARPAELRLAPLTRVLTPPHDVDSLPHLRKFSPSQVPVQTRSSILLAEGPPPEEPMARPGLIEIPLSSLEEPAAEEEGDGSPPGAEDSLEEEASSEGEPRTGLGFFYKDEDKPEDEMAQKRASLLERQQRRAEEARRRKQWQEAEKEQRREEASRLAQEEVAPSPPAPTAPTASAVTPAPAARAPAEEEVGPRRGEFTRLEYERRAQLKLMDDLDKVLRPRAAGSGGPGRGGRRAPRPRSGCCDDSALARSPARGLLGSRLSKIYSQSTLSLSTVANEASSNLGVKRPTSRAPSPSGLMSPSRLPGSREREWDNGSNASSPASVPEYTGPRLYKEPSAKSNKFIIHNALSHCCLAGKVNEPQKNRILEEIEKSKANHFLILFRDSSCQFRALYTLSAETEELSRLAGYGPRTVTPAMVEGIYKYNSDRKRFTQIPAKTMSMSVDAFTIQGHLWQSKKPTTPKKGSSTPK
- the CAMSAP3 gene encoding calmodulin-regulated spectrin-associated protein 3 isoform X3 gives rise to the protein MVEAAPPGPGPLRRTFLVPEIKSLDQYDFSRAKAAASLAWVLRAAFGGAEHVPSELWEPFYTDQYAQEHVKPPVTRLLLSAELYCRAWRQALPQLEAPPSPSALLALLARRGTVPALPERPVQEADLRHQPILMASNLRSGLTLQPLPPQGAHLAVIDALMVAFAFEWTKTLPGPLALASLEHKLLFWVDTTIRRLQEKTEQEAAQRASPVAPADGVAPAQPSIRYRKDRAVARRAPCFPTVTSLQDLASGAALAATIHCYCPQLLRLEEVCLKDPMSVADSLYNLQLVQDFCASRLPRGCPLSLEDLLYVPPPLKINLMVLLAELFMCFEVLKPDFVQVKDLPDGHAASPQATEASTPQNNSGSSSPVFNFRHPLLSAGGPQSPLRGSTGSLKSSPSMSHMEALGKAWNRQLSRPLSQAVSFSTPFGLDSDVDVVMGDPVLLRSVSSDSLGPQRPVPARTPAQPPPETGDLPTIEEALQIIHSAEPRLLPDGAADGSFYLHSPEGSSKLPLASPYPPEGASKPLPDGPTKVPAYLPHPEGPSKPAPCPAGEVSKPPALPEGSPKVAASSPAASNSEVKMTSFAERKKQLVKAEVEAGSPVATPGAPEALSSEMSELGARLEEKRRAIEAQKRRIEAIFAKHRQRLGKNAFLQVQPREAGGEAEAELGPAPGGERPAGEGQGEPSPRPKAVTFSPELGPVPPEGLGDYNRAVSKLSAALNSLQRDMQRLTDQQQRLLAPPESSAAAPTPAAAAWVIPGPTTGPKAASPSPARRTPAARRSHGPGPSPGPSPTPRSPKHARPAELRLAPLTRVLTPPHDVDSLPHLRKFSPSQVPVQTRSSILLAEGPPPEEPMARPGLIEIPLSSLEEPAAEEEGDGSPPGAEDSLEEEASSEGEPRTGLGFFYKDEDKPEDEMAQKRASLLERQQRRAEEARRRKQWQEAEKEQRREEASRLAQEEVAPSPPAPTAPTASAVTPAPAARAPAEEEVGPRRGEFTRLEYERRAQLKLMDDLDKVLRPRAAGSGGPGRGGRRAPRPRSGCCDDSALARSPARGLLGSRLSKIYSQSTLSLSTVANEASSNLGVKRPTSRAPSPSGLMSPSRLPGSREREWDNGSNASSPASVPEYTGPRLYKEPSAKSNKFIIHNALSHCCLAGKVNEPQKNRILEEIEKSKANHFLILFRDSSCQFRALYTLSAETEELSRLAGYGPRTVTPAMVEGIYKYNSDRKRFTQIPAKTMSMSVDAFTIQGHLWQSKKPTTPKKGSSTPK
- the CAMSAP3 gene encoding calmodulin-regulated spectrin-associated protein 3 isoform X5, whose translation is MVEAAPPGPGPLRRTFLVPEIKSLDQYDFSRAKAAASLAWVLRAAFGGAEHVPSELWEPFYTDQYAQEHVKPPVTRLLLSAELYCRAWRQALPQLEAPPSPSALLALLARRGTVPALPERPVQEADLRHQPILMGAHLAVIDALMVAFAFEWTKTLPGPLALASLEHKLLFWVDTTIRRLQEKTEQEAAQRASPVAPADGVAPAQPSIRYRKDRAVARRAPCFPTVTSLQDLASGAALAATIHCYCPQLLRLEEVCLKDPMSVADSLYNLQLVQDFCASRLPRGCPLSLEDLLYVPPPLKINLMVLLAELFMCFEVLKPDFVQVKDLPDGHAASPQATEASTPQNNSGSSSPVFNFRHPLLSAGGPQSPLRGSTGSLKSSPSMSHMEALGKAWNRQLSRPLSQAVSFSTPFGLDSDVDVVMGDPVLLRSVSSDSLGPQRPVPARTPAQPPPETGDLPTIEEALQIIHSAEPRLLPDGAADGSFYLHSPEGSSKLPLASPYPPEGASKPLPDGPTKVPAYLPHPEGPSKPAPCPAGEVSKPPALPEGSPKVAASSPAASNSEVKMTSFAERKKQLVKAEVEAGSPVATPGAPEALSSEMSELGARLEEKRRAIEAQKRRIEAIFAKHRQRLGKNAFLQVQPREAGGEAEAELGPAPGGERPAGEGQGEPSPRPKAVTFSPELGPVPPEGLGDYNRAVSKLSAALNSLQRDMQRLTDQQQRLLAPPESSAAAPTPAAAAWVIPGPTTGPKAASPSPARRTPAARRSHGPGPSPGPSPTPRSPKHARPAELRLAPLTRVLTPPHDVDSLPHLRKFSPSQVPVQTRSSILLAEGPPPEEPMARPGLIEIPLSSLEEPAAEEEGDGSPPGAEDSLEEEASSEGEPRTGLGFFYKDEDKPEDEMAQKRASLLERQQRRAEEARRRKQWQEAEKEQRREEASRLAQEEVAPSPPAPTAPTASAVTPAPAARAPAEEEVGPRRGEFTRLEYERRAQLKLMDDLDKVLRPRAAGSGGPGRGGRRAPRPRSGCCDDSALARSPARGLLGSRLSKIYSQSTLSLSTVANEASSNLGVKRPTSRAPSPSGLMSPSRLPGSREREWDNGSNASSPASVPEYTGPRLYKEPSAKSNKFIIHNALSHCCLAGKVNEPQKNRILEEIEKSKANHFLILFRDSSCQFRALYTLSAETEELSRLAGYGPRTVTPAMVEGIYKYNSDRKRFTQIPAKTMSMSVDAFTIQGHLWQSKKPTTPKKGSSTPK
- the CAMSAP3 gene encoding calmodulin-regulated spectrin-associated protein 3 isoform X2, with amino-acid sequence MVEAAPPGPGPLRRTFLVPEIKSLDQYDFSRAKAAASLAWVLRAAFGGAEHVPSELWEPFYTDQYAQEHVKPPVTRLLLSAELYCRAWRQALPQLEAPPSPSALLALLARRGTVPALPERPVQEADLRHQPILMGAHLAVIDALMVAFAFEWTKTLPGPLALASLEHKLLFWVDTTIRRLQEKTEQEAAQRASPVAPADGVAPAQPSHAIAFCLKESGSKPPMIRYRKDRAVARRAPCFPTVTSLQDLASGAALAATIHCYCPQLLRLEEVCLKDPMSVADSLYNLQLVQDFCASRLPRGCPLSLEDLLYVPPPLKINLMVLLAELFMCFEVLKPDFVQVKDLPDGHAASPQATEASTPQNNSGSSSPVFNFRHPLLSAGGPQSPLRGSTGSLKSSPSMSHMEALGKAWNRQLSRPLSQAVSFSTPFGLDSDVDVVMGDPVLLRSVSSDSLGPQRPVPARTPAQPPPETGDLPTIEEALQIIHSAEPRLLPDGAADGSFYLHSPEGSSKLPLASPYPPEGASKPLPDGPTKVPAYLPHPEGPSKPAPCPAGEVSKPPALPEGSPKVAASSPAASNSEVKMTSFAERKKQLVKAEVEAGSPVATPGAPEALSSEMSELGARLEEKRRAIEAQKRRIEAIFAKHRQRLGKNAFLQVQPREAGGEAEAELGPAPGGERPAGEGQGEPSPRPKAVTFSPELGPVPPEGLGDYNRAVSKLSAALNSLQRDMQRLTDQQQRLLAPPESSAAAPTPAAAAWVIPGPTTGPKAASPSPARRTPAARRSHGPGPSPGPSPTPRSPKHARPAELRLAPLTRVLTPPHDVDSLPHLRKFSPSQVPVQTRSSILLAEGPPPEEPMARPGLIEIPLSSLEEPAAEEEGDGSPPGAEDSLEEEASSEGEPRTGLGFFYKDEDKPEDEMAQKRASLLERQQRRAEEARRRKQWQEAEKEQRREEASRLAQEEVAPSPPAPTAPTASAVTPAPAARAPAEEEVGPRRGEFTRLEYERRAQLKLMDDLDKVLRPRAAGSGGPGRGGRRAPRPRSGCCDDSALARSPARGLLGSRLSKIYSQSTLSLSTVANEASSNLGVKRPTSRAPSPSGLMSPSRLPGSREREWDNGSNASSPASVPEYTGPRLYKEPSAKSNKFIIHNALSHCCLAGKVNEPQKNRILEEIEKSKANHFLILFRDSSCQFRALYTLSAETEELSRLAGYGPRTVTPAMVEGIYKYNSDRKRFTQIPAKTMSMSVDAFTIQGHLWQSKKPTTPKKGSSTPK